The Gemmobacter aquarius genome contains the following window.
TGTGGTCGCAATACCTCGAGGTGGGCATCGGTCCGGATGCAGAGGTGTTCACCAAGGCCCAGCCGATGGCGGCGGTAGGATACGGGGCATCGGTGGGGCTGCATCCGATCAGCAAGTGGAACAACCCTGAACCCGAAGTGGTGATGGTGGTGGACAGCACGGGGCGGATCGTGGGCGCGACGCTTGGCAACGACGTGAACCTGCGCGATGTCGAAGGGCGGTCGGCGCTGCTGCTGGGCAAGGCCAAGGACAACAACGCGGCGGCGAGTGTGGGGCCGTTCATCCGGGTCTTCGATGCGGGGTTTACCTTGGATACCGTGCGCGGCTTGGAGTTGACGCTGACGGTTGAGGGGACGGACGGGTTCACTCTGACGGGGCGGTCGTCGATGGCCGAAATTTCGCGCGACCCCGCCGATCTGGTGGCGCAGACGCGGGGGCGGCACCACCAGTATCCCGACGGGTTCGTGCTTTACTGCGGGACGATGTTTGCCCCCGTGCAAGACCGTGACGGGCCGGGGCAAGGGTTCACGCATCACCTTGGTGATGTGGTGACGATTGCGGCGCCTGAACTGGGGCGGCTGGTAAATACGGTGCGGCTGTCGACCGGGGCGCCGGAATGGACATTCGGCGCGTCGGCATTGATGAAAAACCTGAGCGCGCGCGGGCTTCTTTAGCCCTTTGCCTTGACCACCGACACACAGGGTGCCACATCGGCACGAGCCGATTTCGCATGACCGGAGGAAACCCCGATGCCCGTCTATCGTTCACGCACCACCACCCACGGCCGCAACATGGCCGGCGCCCGCGGCCTGTGGCGCGCAACGGGCATGAAGGACGGCGATTTCGGCAAGCCGATCATCGCCATCGTGAACAGCTTCACCCAGTTCGTGCCGGGGCACGTGCACCTGAAAGACCTTGGCCAGATGGTCGCGCGCGAGGTCGAGGCGGCAGGTGGTGTGGCCAAGGAGTTCAACACGATTGCCGTCGATGACGGGATCGCGATGGGCCATGACGGGATGCTTTATTCGCTGCCGTCGCGCGAGATCATTGCCGACAGCGTGGAATACATGGTCAACGCCCATTGCGCCGATGCGATGGTGTGTATCTCGAACTGCGACAAGATCACTCCCGGCATGCTGATGGCGGCGATGCGGCTGAACATTCCGGTCGTCTTCGTGTCGGGCGGGCCGATGGAGGCCGGCAAGGCCGTGATCAAGGGCAAAGAGATTGCGCTCGATCTGGTCGATGCGATGGTCGTGGCGGCGGATGAAAGCTATTCCGACGCCGAGGTCGAAGAGATCGAAAAGGCGGCTTGCCCGACCTGCGGGTCATGTTCGGGCATGTTCACCGCCAATTCGATGAACTGTTTGACGGAAGCCCTTGGGCTATCGCTGCCGGGGAACGGGTCGACCTTGGCAACCCATGGCGACCGGCAGCGGCTGTTCGTCGAGGCAGGGCATCTGATCGTTGACCTTGCCAAGCGCTATTATGAACAGGACGATGCCAGCATCCTGCCGCGCAATGTGGCCAACAAGCAGGCTTTCGAGAATGCTATGGCGCTCGATATCGCGATGGGCGGATCGACCAACACGATCCTGCACATTCTGGCGGCCGCGCATGAAGGCGGGATCGACTTCGATCAGGACGACATCGACGAGTTGTCGCGCCGCGTGCCCTGCCTGTGCAAGGTGGCCCCCGCCAAGCAGGATGTGCATATGGAAGATGTGCACCGCGCGGGCGGGATCATGTCGATCCTTGGCCAGCTCGATGCCGGTGGCCTGCTCAACCGTGATTGCGTGACGGTGCATTCGCCCACCATGGGGGCGGCGCTCGACCATTGGGACATCAGCCGGACGAACCATGAGAACGTGCGCCAGTTCTTCAAGGCGGCA
Protein-coding sequences here:
- a CDS encoding fumarylacetoacetate hydrolase family protein yields the protein MIGLPQEGLFLGRVWRAGVGPAVVTLRGGRVFDITSRAAPTMRDVLEQADIAGYVAGIAGQDIGSLDDIAAASVEPAGDVTRLLAPNDLQAVKACGVTFARSMIERVIEERAAGDASRAEAIRARVAGAIGDSLRNLVPGSDEAAEVKRLLQAEGLWSQYLEVGIGPDAEVFTKAQPMAAVGYGASVGLHPISKWNNPEPEVVMVVDSTGRIVGATLGNDVNLRDVEGRSALLLGKAKDNNAAASVGPFIRVFDAGFTLDTVRGLELTLTVEGTDGFTLTGRSSMAEISRDPADLVAQTRGRHHQYPDGFVLYCGTMFAPVQDRDGPGQGFTHHLGDVVTIAAPELGRLVNTVRLSTGAPEWTFGASALMKNLSARGLL
- the ilvD gene encoding dihydroxy-acid dehydratase → MPVYRSRTTTHGRNMAGARGLWRATGMKDGDFGKPIIAIVNSFTQFVPGHVHLKDLGQMVAREVEAAGGVAKEFNTIAVDDGIAMGHDGMLYSLPSREIIADSVEYMVNAHCADAMVCISNCDKITPGMLMAAMRLNIPVVFVSGGPMEAGKAVIKGKEIALDLVDAMVVAADESYSDAEVEEIEKAACPTCGSCSGMFTANSMNCLTEALGLSLPGNGSTLATHGDRQRLFVEAGHLIVDLAKRYYEQDDASILPRNVANKQAFENAMALDIAMGGSTNTILHILAAAHEGGIDFDQDDIDELSRRVPCLCKVAPAKQDVHMEDVHRAGGIMSILGQLDAGGLLNRDCVTVHSPTMGAALDHWDISRTNHENVRQFFKAAPGNVRSATAFSQNKRYQELDLDRENGVIRSVEHAFSKEGGLAVLKGNIALDGCIVKTAGVDESIFVFSGPAKVYESQNAAVAAILNNEVKAGDVVVIRYEGPKGGPGMQEMLYPTSYLKSKGLGKVCALLTDGRFSGGTSGLSIGHASPEAASGGAIGLVREGDMIDIDIPARTINLRISDAEFAARRAEQDRLGWKPAKPRSRKVSQALRAYALFASSADKGAVRVLPDEA